The Bubalus kerabau isolate K-KA32 ecotype Philippines breed swamp buffalo chromosome X, PCC_UOA_SB_1v2, whole genome shotgun sequence genome has a segment encoding these proteins:
- the PDHA1 gene encoding pyruvate dehydrogenase E1 component subunit alpha, somatic form, mitochondrial: MRKMLAAVSRVLSGVAQKPASRVLVASRHFANDATFEIKKCDLHRLEEGPPVTTVLTREDGLKYYRMMQTVRRMELKADQLYKQKIIRGFCHLCDGQEACCVGLEAGINPTDHLITAYRAHGFTFTRGLSVREILAELTGRRGGCAKGKGGSMHMYAKNFYGGNGIVGAQVPLGAGIALACKYNGKDEVCLTLYGDGAANQGQIFEAYNMAALWKLPCIFICENNRYGMGTSVERAAASTDYYKRGDFIPGLRVDGMDILCVREATKFAAAYCRSGKGPILMELQTYRYHGHSMSDPGVSYRTREEIQEVRSKSDPIMLLKDRMVNSNLASVEELKEIDVEVRKEIEDAAQFATADPEPPLEELGYHIYCNDPPFEVRGANQWIKFKSIS; the protein is encoded by the exons GCAAGCAGAGTGCTGGTGGCATCTCGTCATTTTGCAAATGATGCTACTTTTGAAATTAAG AAATGTGATCTTCACCGGCTGGAAGAGGGCCCTCCTGTCACTACAGTGCTTACCAGAGAAGATGGGCTCAAATACTACAGGATGATGCAGACTGTTCGCCGAATGGAGTTAAAAGCAGATCAGCTgtataaacagaaaattattcGTGGTTTCTGTCACTTGTGTGATGGTCAG GAAGCTTGTTGTGTAGGCCTGGAGGCCGGCATCAACCCCACAGACCATCTGATCACAGCGTACCGGGCTCATGGCTTTACCTTTACTCGTGGACTCTCTGTCCGGGAGATTCTTGCAGAGCTTACAG GACGAAGAGGTGGTTGTGCTAAAGGAAAAGGAGGATCGATGCATATGTATGCCAAGAATTTCTACGGAGGCAATGGCATCGTGGGAGCTCAG GTGCCCCTGGGAGCTGGGATTGCTCTGGCCTGTAAGTATAATGGAAAAGACGAGGTCTGTTTGACTTTGTACGGCGATGGTGCTGCTAATCAG GGTCAGATATTCGAAGCTTACAATATGGCAGCTTTGTGGAAATTGCCTTGTATTTTCATCTGTGAGAATAACCGCTATGGGATGGGAACATCTGTGGAAAGAGCAGCAGCCAGCACTGATTACTACAAGAGAGGCGACTTTATTCCTGGGCTGAGG GTAGATGGAATGGATATCCTGTGTGTCCGGGAGGCCACAAAATTTGCAGCTGCCTATTGTAGATCTGGaaag GGGCCTATACTGATGGAGCTGCAGACTTACCGTTACCATGGACACAGCATGAGTGATCCTGGAGTGAG TTACCGTACCCGAGAAGAGATTCAGGAAGTTAGAAGTAAGAGTGACCCTATCATGCTCCTCAAGGACAGGATGGTGAACAGCAATCTCGCCAGTGTTGAAGAACTAAAG GAAATTGATGTGGAAGTGAGAAAAGAAATTGAGGATGCTGCTCAGTTTGCTACTGCTGATCCTGAACCACCTTTGGAAGAACTTGGCTATCACATTTACTGCAACGATCCACCTTTTGAAGTCCGGGGTGCAAACCAGTGGATCAAGTTTAAGTCCATCAGTTAA